In Lycium ferocissimum isolate CSIRO_LF1 chromosome 7, AGI_CSIRO_Lferr_CH_V1, whole genome shotgun sequence, the sequence GACCtctaaataagtaagtaatgtATAGTATACAAATACTCAAtctatatttagtatattgaccaaaaaaaagaaaatggccGTGATTGGTTTCTCTACAATGTTCAATCTACTTTTAACCTTTCTTTAAATTTTAGTATACTTCTATGCTTTCAGGAGCTACGGTGTatgaattttctatttttgttttatCCGGCACCAAATATTGCAAGAGGTATATTGAAGCACCAAATAAGTATTCTCAAATGAAGTTATCAACTTTTTAAATCAGgttctattatttcaaaaaaaaattcccatcTAAAACTTGCTtgtttttgatattttactACGTAATATTTATTGTCTCTTTAACTATTTAttagaatataaaatatgtcAACTAGAAAATATGAATCTTGTTGTTCAAAACTCAAAAAGGAAGAATTGAATCTTTGGTATAATCTCAAAATGGAGCTCTTGAGGAGTAAGTGAGATATCCGACATAAATCTTCAAAAAGTAGATCTCAAATGAATAATAATTATGAATTCTTATTTCAATTCTCAtttttgagataaaaaaaaaattaaggcccCTCATTaaagtttggctttaggccccTAACAGTATTGAGCTACCCCTAAtagaacggagggagtatcacataaattgaaacatcGGGAGTACATAAATAACTATACCATAGATTCTCTCATAACTAATTTCTACATTTTTACTAATACAagcataactctaaccaccaCCCAAACAACCCCTGATGTtattagtgaaaaaaaaatgctaaatgCGGTCAAAATACTTTTACAAGATTAGCAGATGCGGGGGTCCAAAGGAAATGTGACCCAACACCAAAATGTTATTGAATTTTGGTCCCGACCGCGATGTTCTGATAAGACCCCACTCCCCTCCATTCCTAACTGCGAAACCAATGGTCACGTTCTTGGGCTTTGTTTCCTTTGAATTTTGCCGCACACGTAGCCCAATTACACCCCACTCCACCTTTTTTATTCCTTAATTACCCTTAACATGCTTCTTTTCTCCAATttacttcatttatttatttactcattTATAGTTATTTAGTATCCGGTGATCTTAATTTATTGTGTTGGTCTGGAAGCTGTTTAGAGTGATTTAGTTTGATAATCTTTGTAGCATGTCTCACTTTGAGGGTAAAACACTCTCTTTAAAATTGGATGTCAAACTCAGAGTTCAAATCTATTTTATTGAGgattattaaagaaaaaaagttcaatatttttttctttgatttgtctTTAGATTTACTCTTCGTTTATTATTCTCGTCAATAAGAGTCCTGCAACATTAATTTTCTCTCAAAATATCCAGCTATACTATGATATTTTATGATGGTCGAGCCACATATGCAAACAAAAGGTGGTTCTGCAATATTTTAAATCatttattgaaaaattgaaaagattTGATATATCCATAGCAATTGAAAATAGTCCAAGTATACTTCTACATGGTTTATACTGTATCAGCCGaattaaatcaatttttttctcgGTGAAAAATTTATTGCTAGTAAACAAGTAGCACATTTGATAGATATATTTGAAATTAGACTTTACCATCATTCGTTATTTACATCAAATTAAtagatacattatatatatttgtatatattttttatcacttaattatgactaattaaaatatatttttactttatttaatCACTTAATTATAGCTCATTGGTATAATTTGATGCAAATATTAATGAAGTACATATTTTGTGTATTTGGACCTTTTCTCTGGTTTGAATTATTATAGTACTAACATAGTATTAACTTGTGGACTGCGTCATTACGACATCTGGGCCTACTGTACAATCCCAAAAAAGTGCATTTTAAATAACGGTGTGATAGTTTtttctgccaaaaaaaaaaaaaaaaaaaaaaaaaaaaaagaggggtcCAGGAAAAGGTGCACTGTCAACAaaagagaaagggaaaaggTAAAGAAGAAAATTTGCAACTACAATCTTTGGGATACACAAAAGATATGTACGATCAAATATAAGGGCAAGGCAGTAAATGGCAAAAAGCTGCCAGGTGGGTAAAATTACCTCGCGTGTAAGGAATAATTCAGAATCTGAGGTACAcacttaattttcttaaataagaaaaagaaatgcccacttaattaattactttattAATCACGATTACACTAACCCACACCCCCTAATTGAAAACTGAAGAAGAAAAAGCGGTAAAAACTGCTTATAATAAGTTAAGTTAACATATACTATAGACGTAATAacgaaaaaataaagaaaataatatcatatcaataTGGTTTAAATTAGGGGAAAGAATGTCTATGTCCCCTCAAACTAAACTAATTACCCGCCCATACCCCCGTTACTTTCGTACCcctagaaaaaattaaaattatttacccAAGATGCCTCCTAATTATGATACCAaaatggtatataaatatactgagatggcaTCACGAAGAAAGGGGTTTGGGGGGAGGGGGTATGTCGGGTAAATAATTTTGAGCGAGGGGGTATGACGGTAGTTAGTTTAGAAGGGGCATGGGACGGataattgttttattttatggGGGGTTATTTCGGTTAGTTTTCCTTAAAATtactctttcctttctttttcttctattcaCGATTcacattttcataaaaaaaagggaaataattAAAAGAAGATTGATCATTGCTTTTAGATTTTTCATCTTCAACCATGAGATTGAAAGATCAAGTAACGAAAGAAGGGCACTGCAAGGTTTAAATCTTATTAAGATTCATTTTTCCATTTCTTTTTAACTAGGTTATTTGGGAATTGATATTTGAGTAACCAAAAAAGGAAGGATGGAGTTACAACTTACAAGAGTGGGGTCGAGGCTCGAGGCTCGAGCCTCGAGGGAGAAAAGaatcaaataagaaaaaaagaattgtaaACGATACAATCAAAGCATCCATTTATTTagtcatcaacaacaacatatcgtAAAATCTCACAATTGGGTTCCATTTATTTAGTCAtatcaaataaataaagaacttaaattgtgtatatattaatttttaagatATTCTTAGTATCAATGTTTAGTTTATTAATGCAGATtagttattatatttattaaatttaatgAATATTATTGTGAAACTTTATTTATAGTATCTTATAAACAAATAATTTAAGTTTTTATCATACTGTCAAAGtaaaaatcttttcttttttattatatgGGATCAAAGAAGGGGGAGGAAAAGAAGTTACTGAGGGATGTCAACTTTAAGCATTGATGATcatttcaaataatttaaactcaataaagagaaaatatccatttttttggatattttatttgaaatccTCAGTTTTTGTAATTGTAATAATTTCTGGTTCATTCATGTCTTGTTGTTGTATGGAGTGAAAAATGCACCTGGGGTTAGTTCGTGAGACCATATACTCAGTAGCACTGGAGGATCTGTCCAGCTGGCATCCACTCCCACCGACTCAAGTCACGTTCACAAGTCTCGATCAGAGTGCTACAGCAAGTATACACGTTGGGTCTGCAGAAAGGTCACATCACCCGTACTATAGGGTTTGAAAAGTTGAATGTTGGCTTATATAAATTTAGCTTAGGGTAGAAGGAAGGGCTTCAGCTTCTTCCTCACGCTCTTGTaaactttattatttttctctcaGCAAGCAATATACACGAGACCAACACTTACTTATTTTTAGCTTCTTGGATCCCTTTTCATTATCTTGGTTTCTTATTAAGCCTTACCCAAGATCCACACTACTCCGGACTGGGCTCATAAAAGAGTTATCGGGATTGGATACGGTCCACTTATCTTCaaattctataaaaataaattttctaacTGATTTTCTGATTAAACTCGTTTtcatactactccctccgtctcaaaatatttgtcgtccttactaaaaataccgtctcaaaatatttgtcgttttatttactcaagataaaattaagtagCTTTTTTCTATTTAACCCTTGTATTAATTACATCAATAGGCTGATTATGTGAGTTCACATAGGAAGTTTCAACATAAAATGAATGGACTCACGTGGTGTGGTGATAATCAAATTTACCCCTCAATTTCCACTAGTATTTTAAATTACTCTTACGGAGCCAGTTTAAAGAAAATACTCTATCtgttttcaatttatgtgatatagtttaatTAGGTTTGGAGTCtaaggaaaaaaaggaagacttttgaaacttgtggtataAAACAAATCATAGATATTTATGTGTCTGtcaatcatttcattaaggataaaaggaaaagtttcaggttaaattatttttaactataGAAATACATCATTCTTTTTTTAGACAGATAAAAAAGGAAGTGTATCACATGAATGGAGATACatgaaatagtttttttttttttcctaataatcAAGGAATATGAGATCgaaaatttaacaaataatgataaaattgctcaATTTTTAAACGGTACATTGGTGAATCCCCAATAAATAAAGgggaagattttttttttaattaaaagcaAAATACAACTCGACACAAATAAGGAAGACACAACACAGACGAAGACAAAGAGGGGGAGGTGCAGGCAAAAGCCTAaggggagagaaaaaaaaaagaaacagttCAAATAAACTCCCGGCGATAAACCAAAAGTCTCCTCTctgaatttatatttatatataaacacTTTTTCAACGCATAAACAGAGaggaaatttcttttttttcccccaaacggagaaaaatcattttaaaaccTTTCTCTAACTTTAAATTTAATCAAATCATCATCGCTGACCCGACCCGGAAGGCGTTATATTCGCCGCCGGCGAGATATGGCCGTTGCGCCGCCGCCACTTTGCCACGTGGATTTATTTCATCTTGGATCTGTTTTTATTTCACCAAGCCCtacctaaaaagaaaaaaagaaaatattatattCTTTTTTGAATTATGATAATAATGGGTTCGGGTTCGGGTGGAAAAGGAATGTTAGAGAAATTGAAGAGATTTTTGAAGATTATATATTTTATGGTGGCAATGTTGGCATCGTTGCTTGTACTATCAGCACCACTACTTGTGGCAATTGGTGATGTATTGGTACCAAGTGTGTTGATTTCGAGCTTTACGTGTGTTAAATGTTACAGTTTTAAAGAGCATTTGAAGAGATATGCTTTTAAAAGCTCTTTGACGGATATTCCTCTTGTTTCTATCATGAGATCTCTTATCATTACATGTATGTCATTATTTCTCCGTTTCtttcaacattttcaacaatgtATTGTGTTTGTTATGTTCTAATAATTAATGATAGCAAGGATTGTATAGTGTAGTGTTCTTCTGATGAATGCATACTGTACATAATTCGAAAATGTTGGTTTTTGATTAAAGCTTGTTTACAATTTGCGTCTGTTCTTGTGTCCAACTTGCTTATGCTTTTTTCTTAGTTTGACCCAGCACGGAGTTTAACAAACAAAAGGGAGACTTTAGAATCTTGTGGTTTAAACTTGTCATATAGAATCTTGGAATTGGaatacttactaaatatagaaagagttTGGGGACAGACGGagaaggaaagtaagacatttaaattgggacggagggagtgcattttttttttttttttggttttttgcttCGACTTGAAATTTAGTTATTTGCTGATATTACCTGGAGcttgatgttgtattttggcTTTGCGCTTATAGTTCCCTAATGTAACAtctttaatttgtatatggaTATCTAAACCCTTTTCATGATGTCCCTTAAGATGTTTTCATTTTAGTTTTGATATGGTAAACCTCAGTAATGCTTTCCTGCGAACCAACTTCCCTACCTAGGAGACCAACAATTGCCTTCCATGCTTTGCTCCCTTAGTGACTTGAGGTTGAGGGTGTTTACCAGTAGGCTATCTCCCCATTGCCATGTGTTCAGATGGCTGAGTTAGATTAATTTCTCCTTGATTTGAGCTTCTTCTTCCAAGGTCTAATAATTTGTCAAGATTTAGTCTTTTAACTAAAATGGCTTAGTTAGATTAATTTCTCCTAGGCTTGAGCTTCTTCTTCCAAGGTCTAATAATACGTAAGGTGTAGTCTTTTAACTAAAATGGCTAGATGGGGTGATCTGTATTTAACTTTTTAAACATTTAATGACCTTTTTTCGGGTTTATTATCCAGTTACTGTTTGCTACAAGACTAATTCGTTTTTGTTTTTGATCATAGGTGTTTATTCTTTATGCGATGGCCCTGCTCTTTCACATGGACCATACCTTGGAACAGTTACATTCTGTTCCATAATTTCCGTTATTCTTCTTTCCATCAAAGCTTGTGTTTTCTCTGTCAATTCATATCTGGAGGTTGAAGCTTCATCTTCTATCTCAAGACAAAGGATTCATTTGAAGAAGTCATGGGGGATGCCTGTGTTGTTTCTTTCTTCGGTAGTCTTTGCTCTTGGACATACTGTAATTGCTTACAGAACAAGCTGTCGAGCAAGGAGGAAGCTTTTGTTTCACCGAGTTGACCCAGAAGCTGTAAGCTATTATATGCCCTCTCTTTGGTAACTTTTACTTCTTGAATGTGTTTCCCTCAGGGTGAAACAATTCTCTAATTTTCACAAAATGAGCATGCTCTTTGCCTAActatttttttgaatcaaggttACATCACTGACCTTTGATGATACAGTTATGGTGAAGCCTATAAGTATTTGACAATTTGTTTCCTCTATAATTACAGGTCCTTCCTTGCAAAGTTGTTTTCTCTGCATACAATAAGGTACCACGATCTCCAATTCCGGCAGGTAAAGCAAGAACAGATAGTGAAATTAGGAGAAAACTTGCAGGATCGGCTCATGAGGAGGGGGAGGTCCCTGCTATATTGCTTGCTGATGTTGAcagttcattcatttcttgcCTTGGTCTCTCTGTTCATTACAAACTTTGCTTGCCTGGCTCAACTTACCGTTCTTTGTCTTCCACGACTTCTTCTGCTAACCCGTTGCATGTTTTATCAAAAAGTGATTATCGTATTCGGAGGAGCTACAGTAGTCAATTTCATACCCACACTCTCTCTATGCCTCTTTTAGATGTGTCTCCAACTTCCCCAGTTCTGTCTGAAGAAATCCCTAGTTTCAGCCTAGATGAAACtggtgatgaagatgatgttggTAATGCGGGATGTTCATTCCCGATACGAGATGTAGAAGGGAATAATCAGTTGGGAATTGTTCTAGTGCATGGTTTTGGAGGCGGGGTTTTCTCTTGGAGAAATGTGATGGATGAGCTAGCCCAACAGATAGGTTGTGCTGTCACAGCCTTCGACAGGCCAGGATGGGGATTGACATCTAGGCCACGTCAGAGAGACTGGGAGGAGAATCAATTGCCTAATCCCTACAAGATTGATAGTCAGGTATTCTCATGCTTTGATCGTATGTTTTAATGAAGTCtgttgtc encodes:
- the LOC132063701 gene encoding uncharacterized protein LOC132063701, translating into MIIMGSGSGGKGMLEKLKRFLKIIYFMVAMLASLLVLSAPLLVAIGDVLVPSVLISSFTCVKCYSFKEHLKRYAFKSSLTDIPLVSIMRSLIITCVYSLCDGPALSHGPYLGTVTFCSIISVILLSIKACVFSVNSYLEVEASSSISRQRIHLKKSWGMPVLFLSSVVFALGHTVIAYRTSCRARRKLLFHRVDPEAVLPCKVVFSAYNKVPRSPIPAGKARTDSEIRRKLAGSAHEEGEVPAILLADVDSSFISCLGLSVHYKLCLPGSTYRSLSSTTSSANPLHVLSKSDYRIRRSYSSQFHTHTLSMPLLDVSPTSPVLSEEIPSFSLDETGDEDDVGNAGCSFPIRDVEGNNQLGIVLVHGFGGGVFSWRNVMDELAQQIGCAVTAFDRPGWGLTSRPRQRDWEENQLPNPYKIDSQVDLLLSFCLDMGFTSVVLVGHDDGGLLALKAAQRVQSSTNSINVHIKGIVLLDVSLSRELVPAFARILLRTSLGKKHLVRPLLRTEITQVVNRRAWYDATKLTTDVLSLYKAPLCVEGWDEALHEIGKHSSETVLSPENAAQLLKTVESLPVLVIGGAEDALVPIKSVQIMASKLVNSRLVAISGCGHLPHEECPKALLAAMSPFINRILAEPELQHQ